Part of the Vanacampus margaritifer isolate UIUO_Vmar chromosome 12, RoL_Vmar_1.0, whole genome shotgun sequence genome, atctgcatCTTCAATAAACAATCGCCATTAATTGTGTTTCATTCAAATGACTTGTTTcgttttagtttgtttaactTTTGCAAGAATCCTTCTAAGTGGgtcagaaaacaggaaaataaaatgattcatcgcatggccattaaaaaaaaaaaaagccttactgtgcacggtcgtaaaaaaaaatgctttaatatatatacatggttgttttaaaaaaaacatgcctgaCTATACGTAAGGTTAAacatggttgttgttgtttttttaaagacgcctttttttttaaagactataaatggtcattaaaaaaaaaatgccttactctacatggctgttaaaaaaaaaaaacgccttactatatacatggtcattttctttcttaaaagATGCCTTACAATATGGTCATTActacatacactctaaaaacagttgggtcaaaaataacccaacaatgggtcaaaaatggaccgatcctctacttgggtcaatttgacccaactttgagtcaagaaatgggtcttttagtgtaaaacaactcataaatattggtcggatgctttacttgggtcaaaaaatttaaaattgacccataaagtagcTCGGTTCATTTTTGATCTGTAATTAtcaataattgggttacttttgacccaagtgtttttagagtgtactatgTAATTCCCATTCGTTTGATGTTGTTTCATctcttgcacttttttttttatcccatcgGAAAGTTGTGCGTAGTCGACAATCCCCATTGGTCATGTAATCCTTTCAAAAAGCCCATATgacaacctcattggttgagcagACATAATCCTCGGTGAACTCTAAGTACCTGAATATGTTTGATTGTAAGAGAGGGAAGCGGCTGGgagatggtttaaaaaaaaaaaaaaaaaaaaaaagagactgacAGCCATGTTAATTATTAGGTTTTACACTGttcattgtttattattattatgatttgtaTTATTAGTAAAAGGACAATCTCCCCGACACTCCCCCATATTTAAGTGCAGTGTCTGATGTGATGGCACTTTGCGTAAAAAGTTTCCAAACCAATTGCAAGTAAATGAGAGCAATGTGATTACGTAACACGTCCGACAGGCTGTCAATAATCTGTTAAGCAACACGCGGGAAATTCCAAATGTCTGTCGCAACCTCTGGCTGTTATTATCTCCAACCTGCATTTCATTGTAATTACACGCATGTCACATCTTCATTATGTTAGTCCAGTGGTTAGGATGGcggagagggagaaaaaaaaagacagaagacTTTCAATAGATTGCataatttgttttcatgttaaaTCAGGTTTATAGACAGAAAATAGATCAGGGAGGAGCAAAGAAAATGTCAGGAGGAAAAGAAATTAAAGGATGTTCCCATCTGGAGAGCAGAAACGAGGCCAAGACGGGCACAAAtcatatacagtggaaccccaAAAGTCACATTCCCCAAAACTGGGCTACAATTTCAACTTATACCTCGGAAAGTCACACTTCATTTTTGTAAAGTTTTGTCCAAACCCACTCGCTGGGTAGCAGATTGGGCTACTTTTACCCAGAGTGGGGGTAATCATTTTGATTGGATTAAAGATTGGATTTGGGTGTGCTGAAGGATGGAAACACATATAGTTGGGTCCCtacacttgggtcaaaaaagtgGGTCAAAAAGAGACGGTCTAGACTTTTTGGGTTATGTATTTAACCtagaaatttgggtcaaatgaataacccacaaaacagccCAATTTTGAGGGGATTTGTTGGTTATGGTTTTAGTTTtttggttattcatttgacccaacaccCTTAAAACTGTTGGGCGAAAACTAACCcaatatttgtataaaaaaaaaaaaaaggaccgatctactacttgggttaatttgacccaactttgtgttattttgtaccAATAATTGGGTTGTTTGGTACAAGACATCCCAGGAAGTTGGCTTAAATTGACCCAAGCAGCAAGTTAGTCCAATTTTTGACtgaaattgggttatttttcaaCTAGACATTTTAAGTGTGATTTTGGGTTAACTGAATAGTTCAAAAAGTTTGGTCAGCCTGTTTTTGACCCAATATGGTTATTTTTCaactaactgtttttagagtgtacaccattaaaactgctgggtcaaaaattggaccaacCCAGTAACTTGTGccaattttacccaactttgtTTTATTAGGGCGTTGTTTTGTACcagtgtttttgttgtcttgtgcaaaacaacccagatgaccaaattgggtcaaattgacctaaatTAGCGGCTCAGTCCAACTTTTGACCCAAGTTGGTTGTATTTGACTCAGCAGTTTGACGAGTGCAGGTTCGAAGCCCggaaaaaatggaagaaaaatttaaattgaaacCGCAGGTGAACTGATAATCTGGTTAAAGCCACTTCTTGATACCTTTAACTCATCTGTTTGGGTAGTACCGCCCTGTTAGATCAAAATCTTGACCTAAAGTGCTGGGTCAAATTCCCAACCCAATGTGCTGGGTGTAAACAACCCAGTCAGTACCTGTTGGACCCAGTGCTGGGTTATCTATTTCCACCAATTTTAACACGGCAGTTTAAagagtgcactctaaaaacagttgggtcaaaaataacccaattatggataaaaaatggaccgatccactttatgggtcaatttgacccaaccttctggcctgttttagacaaaatgacccaattttttgacccaagtaaaggatctgaccaatatttattaattgttttaagaTGATTTACCCATTTATTgattcaaagttgggtcaaaggaggatcggtccatttttgacccatagttgggttattttttacccaactgtttttagagtaggAAATCAAGTGTCGgcgtttcttttttaatgggcatgttgttgttatttaaaCTTTGACAGAAATAtgaacccaaattttaaattcTTTGaactaatttgttttaatttcaattttaattttattttattttattttatttttaaaggacttgtaattttttttttttggaggttccactgtagtaCACGTACGACAATCGAGACACATTTTGTTGGTTTTTTAAACCTACTGTCAGGATAATGATTATATGATAACCAATGTGCAGCACTGATGTCAACAATACAATACGGTAAACAGATCAACACCCAGATCAATATTGACTCAATAGGAGACACAAAACATATATGTCATTATTTGCACATTCATTTGGGATTAAAGTGGAATTAACAATCACGAGGATcaattaaaatattgaaaacataTTCTTATGGTTGTATGGAAACTTGTCGCGCTTCAGTCTGGAGGCACGCGGACATAATCTGGAGCTTTTGACTAATCTCTGAtttgtggtggtgggggggcggAGGGGTCCGAGGGAATAAAAGTCTTCTTGTTTTCCGGGATTAGCGCAAATTCTACACACAGATCAAGTTGACCTTTGGACCGTGACCACTCGTCAGCGGCATGCTCCTCAAGGGGGTCAATGCAAAAATAGATCAAACGAAATAGATACAGTTCACGTGTCGTTAACGattgtttaacttttttaagGTACACTTTGTATGAAATTAGAAGAATGAAGTAGTTATACCACAaggagtccattttttttaagcataaaacTATTCACGTAATATCACAATTTTAATCTTgtaattaaaactaatgaatGACTACGGATCGCATCTATTTGTCTACCTGTGCGAGAAAAAGCACCAGAAGCGAAATGACTGTGCAACATTTGCAATCTGAAGTTTATTTGGATTTGTTATCAACTTGAGGCATTTCGATCTTCTCGCCGGTGAGGAACTGCCAGATGCCTCCTCGGTAGTTCTCGTTCCCCAAAGCGTACAGGAAGACATTAAAGGTCGGGGAGGTCTTGGCCAGGATGGGGGCCATCTGCGGCACACGTGTGCAGGAAACAACAAGCGGGTTACACATCCCAAAGACCAGGAGGGAGGACAGCGGCTTTAGCGGGAATCAATTCGAAATACAAGAAACATCCAAGTCACATCTTGACAATTTGGAGCTTCCTTTCAACTCTGCACataagttgtttttatttgtttattttaccagaacaaaacaaatgtgtgctATCTGCaaaagtgatgtttaaaaaaaaaatctgtaagtCTGCAAATTCCATTCACGTAAAGTATAAATAGTTGTGGATCGATCATTGATCCTTGAGGTACTCCGCAGATAAGATTGTTAAACGCTGATacattattaatcttttttttttttttttttacacattgctGTCTCTTCTCCAAGTAGTTTTCCATCCATGCAGCTAACACCTCATATCACAAACttctctatttttattttttctcaaggAACTGTGGTCCATCGTGTCAAACGATTTCTGCCAGTCGATaaacaaatcaacaaaataTTCCTTATTTTCAGTTACAATTGCAGTTTCCTCCACCATTTGGATCACTGCAAGTGCTATCACTTTTtactattaattaattaattaattaattaattacattatatAAGTCAGAGGTTTTACAACCaatcaattacattttaaataattaccatattattatgattattattactattatttatttatttttggtatttaaCAATATCTCCTAAATTGCCTATTGTGGTATCAAAGCTGTTTGAATATGATTTATTACCTTCCAAGTCCTTTCTATATTAGTTTTACTCTCTTACAGTAGTTTactaaagaattttttttgcttggctcatatgatttacttttttatttgatttgtatttttcttcacTATAACAAATTCTTAAATGTTCtcttcatggaaaaaaaaaaaggtgtgtagAATACCCCAAGGCGGATTCACAAAATGTGCGCATCGTACTGGTGGATGTTCTTACCATCCTGAGCTTGGGTGAGACCAGGTTTGCGTTCTCCACTGCGGCGTAGAAGGCCAGGAGGCCGTAGGGGCCCCAGCACAGCAGCATGGTCTTAAGGGGAGTATTTGGGTTGAACTGCAGAGAGTGAGGGCACGAGTCAGAACCAGACCAGGGGGGTCTTTGACAACACATTGTGCCCTTACTGAATTTAGTGCAAGtaaaagtagtgatgggaaaatgaagcctcatgaagcttcatgaaacacttttactatttttattactcctctagatggtgctcttggttccattacaaaatgtattacatttccaccgCCTTTtcaaaccaatagtgccatctagaagagtcgaaaaatatcacaagtccttcatgaagcttcatttgtccatcactcaGTAAAAGGTTTATAATGGTGTTATAAAGGCTTTATAAAGCATTAATACACAGAtataaatcatgattaatcattatGAATCGAAATTCACTATTTAACAAGTGGTGTATTGCTCAATGTTTCTGTTCCCTTCCTGGTActgattcatatttttaaattgcaaaaaaaaaaaaaggttaataacAGCATTATAAAGCCTTTATAAACCAACCTTTATAAACTGTTGCAAATCTGGTGTTCACTATTAAGCCAGAAATTTGCACAATGTTTTTGTGACTCTCTGATCTATTGTGAGTATATACTTATTGAAAAGTGGTACCGACATCGCAGTCAGCTGGCGAGTAATCCAAGATATTACCGAGAAGCGGCGAGTACAGGATTAACCCCAGAGAATACATCTCTTTATGCTACTCCGTAAATCCTCCTGCTACTTCATTAGCTTCACTCAGTCACATGCAATCCGTCATGTCGTGACTTCAACCTTGATGTTGCtggtgatttgtttttttttttggatagtGTCAgcttttacattttgtaatgaGCCGTTCTTGAATCGGATCGTACCTCGTGTATTGTGATATTTGTTGAATCGCTATTTATTGGAGAGAcatacacccctaatatatatatatatatatatatatatatatatatatatatatatatatatatatatatatccttatTATAATCATGTTGCCATGCAGGTGTTTTAGTTTGTTTCCACCAAGGCAGTTGTGTATCCGCAAGTAATGACCTCATGCGATGTAAAAAGCTTGCGGCAACGAACAACATTGCAGCGGCCGTCATTCCCCGTACATGCCGTGACGTTCTCCACGGCGCATTGTTGGACCTATCAGCTCCCGACCTCATTGCTAACAGAAGCGGCGGGTCGTGTGTTGATGATGACCTACATAATGTGTTGTGTTGCTCTCAAAGAGGATCGCATGAGGAATGcgtgtgcacgcgtgtgtgtgatgGGAGAATTCCTGCGGTTTTCTCCCGTTGAGTTATTTCAAAGCGCGTTTGATGGAGTCGGGCTTTGGGAGTTCTGCTTTCTGTTGGCTACCGTGCTCCAAATTGCGACAGGATCACATTTGATCACTTTGAAAGATGGACTTTGTGTTTACAGTTAAGTTCATCGTTTTGAATCCCCACTGTATCGCAGATTtttttacggaagaggattaggaccagtgaagagagagatttttgggcaggattctcactttattctcaaaattcttactttaaagtcagaaacctgactaaagtgagaattctgactttaatctccaAGTGagaatttaaagtgagaataatagtagcactaataaagtgacgttaaagtcagaattctgagaataaagtcagacttttgactttaaagtcagacttctgagaataaagtcagacttctgactttaaagtcagaattctgagaataaagtcagacttctgactttaaagcagacttctgactttaaagtcagaattctgagaataaagtcagaattctgagaataaagtcagacttctgactttaaagtcagaattctgagaataaagtcagacttctgactttaaagtcagaattctgagaataaagtcagaatcctgccaaccttttttttttcttcacttgccATGAATCCTCTTACGTAGATTTTAAAGcgatttttatttatggataaaaaaaaaaaaaatctaagtcaagtaaaacatttgagTTGCGCACTTTTAGTGTAGTACCACATTGTGCCACCACAACATGCggggcagcactgagctctacTGTAAgcgatatattttatttttcttaatcaGAACAAAACTGATTTGTGCCGTCAGCCAAAATGAAATCCGTATCCCTGCAAATCTTGTTCATGTAAGGTCGAAATAATTGTGGACCCATCGTTGATCCTTGAGGTACTCCGCAAGTAAGATTGTACACATTACAGTCTCTATAGCAAAAACACTTGATTTGTACCAACCTTGGTATTTCCAGTCTTCTTGAATTTCTGTGCGATGGACTGGTAGGACGACATGACAACAAACACCTGGATGGCCATGTTGAAGACGCTCATGGGGATCAAGTAGGAGACGTAGTTCCTACGCGGACACAGAGGAAGTCAGTACCACAAACGCATGAGGAAGTGTTTGAAGCTATGCGTCAATACCTGTCACCCTTGCTGTAGTCCAGAGTGCAGCAAGTCCTGAGCGGCTCGTAGTCGTACTCGCCCCAGCCGATGAGAGGCATGGCGGACCAGAAGGCGGTGAAAAGCCAAACGAAGATGACCAGAGTGATGGCGCTGCTCCACTGCAGCTTTGTCCCTGAAGGGAAACGGTTTCTTGATTGGTCAGTATTCTGTCCTTTGTGTGCAGGAAACGACTACTTTCTTGACATTGATGTTCTTTCTATGTGCCCTCATGAGTCTCTTGAAAGAGAATTACGATTAATCCTTTACCTCCATCTCTGAGAGGCCATTTTGTCCTATAACCGCCCTCTGCTGTCCATAAATTTGATGACAAAGTGCCCTAAGGCTCACATTGCGTGTCATGGCTTAGCAATGCCAGCCCAAATGCACTTtgacgttaactcattcactcccagccattttccctgaagcaacccccttcgctctaggttgttttactggattatgactgattttgcaaggaccacagactattgtgttctatttgctataaaaacatggaacctatcaaaagaaagattagagtctcttctttcgtcagaaaaaaagtattttttttttatctgtttccattttgcagcaattagcattagaataaagctaagtttcatcattattcacaaatctttttaaaacagtggggaaaataactttttgcaacatggccctagttgatctcttatagtctgctgccacctgcgggccgtttttgtaataactaccattcttcagttcagatgctgcatcaaagccttctgtatgctctagcataaaaaaacaaaaaaacatataaatacgtttttgggaccatggtaatatttaaaatagaacgtatttatacatttttatgagcaaatgagttaaacggTAAATGccaataaagtttttattttatgaataaaatattattcagAACACCGTTTGGACAATATATTTTTGCtaagatttttttctgtgtgcgGCTGAAGACCTCGaacatttttagcaattttcCCAGAAGACATATTTTTCTTTACCAAACAAGTGTctattttgcacacaaaaaaaggcaagcACAACGAGTATAATTGATCAATTTAATcttttatctgttttttttttatgattaattttattaacagactttggagtcagccagccCTCTCTCAAACACATTAAGGCAACAGCATTTTGGACCAAATGGCTCCATCCTCAAATCCAGTTCAAATATATTTAGCTTTTAACTACAATACCTACAAGTTCATCCTTTAGAACTGTGTATTTGGCCAGAATTATTtagacatattttttaaaaaaaattggtggtaCTATAGGAGAGTCAACTATTTTTGATGTGGTACAGTACTTGATGTAAAAAGTTGGAGAACCTCTGGCTTAAAAGTACTACTTTCCTTAACATTAGAGCCAACTTGTATTTTTCGGCCTTCTAACAAGGATTTTCCTGTCTGTGTTCTACCGGAACTGGACTCACTTGTGCAGTACTGATGGTATCTGTCCCAAGCAATGGCGGCGATGAAGTGGATGCTGGCCAGAGCCATCACGAAACCCTGGAAGCCGTGAGTCTGACATCCCTCCGAGCCATACGGCCAGTACctgcgaggggggggggggggggtgacgtaACGTAATCATAATAATGGTGACCATCTCCTGATTACGGCATGAAAATCCTGGGCCCCTTTCCTATTAATGGAGTATTAGCAGCTACCTTTAGCCCACAGCCAGGATTGCTAACAATTTGACGCTGTACCTCTGGAGGTTATGAATAGTTCTTCGTCACCCGTTGAGGTCcacatgaaaaaaattgtgagtttttactttttatccaaaaacaaaagaacgtTTGTTAATTGTAACGaataagtcattttgcataaacCAAGCATTTCTTgttatatgtacagtacatgtccATATTTTGGCTGTATTTCCCCCTTGTATACAAATAAGACACTGCGATCCATTCATGAGCCACAGATGGgaaattcccttttttttttttttacagaagcaCACATCATTGTTTAAAAGATAaggaaaacaataaattaattgaataaaaataaataagtatgtAACATTTCCTAAGGATGAAACAAAGGATaatctaaatgtatttaaatgtattttttagacAGGCCTAATGAAAGTAAAtatctgaataataataaaatggtaaaatacatatttcttaattttttttgaaatatgcgTTTTTGTCTTTTGGTGTAAAATAGAAAAGTGTGGATAGTTGTTTTGTTCTATATAAATCGCCTGTGCTGTTGCTGTCCTTATTACAAACAGATATCCCGAATTTCATGaaaatctttctttttatgccaatttttatGCACGTTTTGTGAAGTTCATTAGCAACATTGCTgtgttgattattatttatcGATCTATGCATCAATGTTGCATATACCTCCcaaatttttcttgttgttgacTTTTCATTATTAGCATGCATGATTAAGAAATCATTTGGGTGGTTTTGGAATTTGTAAAATATCATCCAATTTTGCAGGATTGTAAATCCTGGTGAAAAGTTCACGTTTTTGGGGTCTTGCCGTAGCAAAAAGGCTCTCAAGTGGCAAGATTGCAAACATTAAACCGTCCAACGGTTTTACCAATTGCCATGAAGTTTGTTAGGCATGTCAATCAATCATGATTAGACACATGAAATTGGAAGAAGTcatttgtgaaaataaacagGTGATGACGTGattttgctttaaacgtgttgtCATTGACaacataaatattaaattattattatatcatcaATTTTAAATCTTACTGTTTTACTGCTACTAACAAGGCAACGGATTGGAAGGCAATGACCAAAAAGTGTTATGCTtcttgtttataaaataaaagattaaagttgtgttaaaatgtgcaaaatagtaaaaaaaaaactctgaccCTAGAGTCGCCCCTGTACAAGCTATTTGTGATTATGGTGAAGTATTTCTTTGGCGGAGGTAGGCTACTCATGATTAAAAACTagtaaaagtacatttttgtccagACGGGTGCTGAGAAGTGTCTGCCTGTGTGACGTCACTCACCTGAGGAAGCTGGAGAAAGCTGCAACGGTGGCGTTCATGGAGATGCCCATGTCGGCCATGGCTAAACTGAAGACCAGGAAATTGCTGGGGGTCCTCAGCTCCCTCACTTTGAGGAAAGCGGCGATGGTGACCGCGTTTAAGAAGAAGCCCATCAGAcctgggagggagggggggggggcacacacaTGATGACAGCTGTCACTCAGCAGCAACCGCGCGTCGACGGATGGCAACAAACgattttaacaaaaatagacTCGAGCGGCAATTGCGGAGTATGAAGGAATGGGCGACGCGGACGCGCACTAGGCGCGCGCGCGCACCCACGCCCACTGAGGGCGAGCAGATGCGGGCTTTAATTTCGCGGCCGCATTCCACGCGCAAATAAGACTCACCCTCGACCAGCAGACACGATCCCAGGGAGAAGACATCAAAGTCGGAGAAGCCCTCCGGTAAAGGGTACGACGACACCATCCTCGGAGCCGATTTGACAGCAGCTTGTCACACGCTCAAAACCAAAACACGCAAGCACGCACACGCTCCTCTCCGTCCGCCTGTTTACGCAGTGCCTCGGCCTGATTGGAGGACGCTGGCTTTTTAAAGGGCCATTTCACGTGAAAAGCACGCCGCTCATTATGTAAAGCCGCCACCCTCGTCGCGTTGTGTCGCCCCAATCCGCGCAGGAATGTCTTAAAACCGCGCAACCCTTTCGGCTAAAGCGTATTTGCCCTCCGCCGTGCACGGCAAAGCCCCCTCAATTAGTTACACAACGAGCCTTTTGtggacgtgcgtgcgtgcgtgcgcatgtgtgcGGCGGAGAGGATgcggaggatgatgatgatgtcaaacgGCGAGCCCTCTAAATCATCATGCACACAACAGGTGTCCCCCGCAAGCAGCATGCATTCCCGTATATTTAGCTATAAAAATAGCGAGAAAGGCGGCAAAATGTCGAGAATTTTCCTCTCATCCGCCAGCAACATCAACATAGCCAATAAATCTTCCTCGCCCTCCCCGTTCAGGAGTCACGCATTCCAGATGCGGGCTTGACAATATTTTTGAAGGCACAAATGGATGACACTCTTTCCCTTCATCAAGTAAAAGTTACTAATATACTAGCTAGTCGAGTCGTGACTATAGTTCTaaagagttcaaagcaaacacggtgaagcaacatttagctgttatgctgcacacaaatggaataagctacCAACAGAAGTGATGTCAGCCCCGAGTGTAAGTGCTTTTAAATCCCCGTTTAAATTTTCAAATAccattacgttttttttttaaataataatttttaagttttagtaattttagaaACCTACTTTTCTTTACTTCACTTAAGTATTTTTAAAGGcgtctattaactcattcactgccattgacggctatagacgtcaaaaattcatttgaactatttctattagtttaacattttttcccacttttgttaacaagagtatgaaaacctataattttttattgtacatttagaacagatataaaagttgttatcaatcgtgagttaactagtgaagtcatgcgattaattatgattaaaaaaattattgcctgaagcccctaatttttaataatcttttcggaaaaaaaaaagattgttaaaaatttttaaaaagaaagaagaaaacattattaaga contains:
- the rgra gene encoding retinal G protein coupled receptor a, with product MVSSYPLPEGFSDFDVFSLGSCLLVEGLMGFFLNAVTIAAFLKVRELRTPSNFLVFSLAMADMGISMNATVAAFSSFLRYWPYGSEGCQTHGFQGFVMALASIHFIAAIAWDRYHQYCTRTKLQWSSAITLVIFVWLFTAFWSAMPLIGWGEYDYEPLRTCCTLDYSKGDRNYVSYLIPMSVFNMAIQVFVVMSSYQSIAQKFKKTGNTKFNPNTPLKTMLLCWGPYGLLAFYAAVENANLVSPKLRMMAPILAKTSPTFNVFLYALGNENYRGGIWQFLTGEKIEMPQVDNKSK